tatgaggagggtcaagtatacgcagaccttacctctaccttatgatgatagagaggttgtttccaaaagaCCCTTGGCAAACAGAAAACCAAACATATATCACTTTTTCCCAGATGCTCGATGTGGACAAACTTTATTCTTCTGATGGTTGCTCACCCTCGTCCCTCGTTGCTGCTTGTTCATTTTCAATCTTATGGCAGCAAACACATAAATCTTGTTGCCCATGTTATCCAGAAACCTCATATAGGCATATCTCCAAGACCTTTTCAACATTAGAGTAGCCCAAAATACCCAGAAACTTGTGTTGAATCCAATTCCCATGCTAATATAGAATGAAAATTCCTCCAGCCAGTTGTTTTCTCCGTGTTGAGTGGCGTGCACTTCCTGCTTATCACAGTGCGTAATGTCGTCATCTAAATGATCCGAGCAGAATTCTGAGACTGGGAGTCCGCACAAGTCTGGATTCCCAACATAAGAACTATTCTCGAAGGTAGCAAATTGACATCCAGATGGAATTTTCCCTGTCAAACCATTGAAAGAAAAATTCGCAAACGCAAGAGATGGAATTTCTACGATACTTGGAGGAATGCTGCATGACAGCTTATTCCAGGAAAGATCAAGAAATTCCAAATATCGCATGTTGGCAATGTCACGAGGAATTGTGCCTGTGAAACTATTCCTTGATAAATTCAAACCCCTCAGTGCAATAAGGCTGGTGATTTCCGAAGGAACCTCCCCTGATAAATGGTTCTCTGCTAGATCAATTACTCTCAAGGGCAAGGAAAAATCGTACACATAAAACCGCCCTTTAACAACGAGCGTCCCATGAATCCTATAATCTGCATAGGGTCCATAAGTAAAGGAAGGAGCCTCCTCTACCCCGGACAAGGTATGGAGATTTTTAAAACACCTTGGAATAGTTCCTGATAGAGCATTGGAACTAAGGTCCAAATCATACAAGTATCTAAATTGGCAAATCTGCCAAGGAATGTTTCCGTCAAGCTTGTTTCGGCTTAATTTAAGAATCATTAGTCTCTTTAAACTCtcccctatccaaaatggtataTTTCCAGATAACCTATTTTCGGAAACATCAAGAATTTCTAGTCCAGCTATGTTCTCCAATGATGAAGGCAGATTTTTGGAGAAAATGTTGCCTTGTAATTGTAGATAGATGAGATTAGCAAGATATCCGATTGAATGAGGTATTTCCCCTGATAggctattatttgctaatatcaATGCTTCCAAATTCTTCCCATATCTCCAACAGTCTGAAAGTTGTCCTGATAGAAAATTTGAAGATAGGTCCAGATAACCAAGGGAATTATTCATGACAAGTGATTCGCATACAGGGGCAAGGGTACCATTAAAGGAATTCTCGGCCAAATCCAAGGTCATCATCTTGGGTGAAAAATGAGGTAATGGACCATGAAGATTGTTCCCACTCAGGTCCAATTTTGTAAGACTAACGCTTTCTGTAAATTCAGGCACTTCCCCTCTGAAATAGTTGTGTGAAAGGTCTATGTGATATACCTTTGCAGAACGATTCCAGAACCAATCGGGTACTACATCAGAGATATTAGCGCGAGAGATATCAATAAATGAGAACTCTCTTTGTGTCTGAAGCCACTGGGGAAACTGTGTACCAAGTTGGCAAGACTGCAGGCCAATAAAGTCAAGTTGACAACGAGGCATCCAAGTTGCGGTTAAATTGAGGATAATTGAGTTGGATGACAAGTCTAACACTCGCAAGTCACTGAAATTCAAGAAATGTTCGGTAATCAAGTTGATGTTAGGCAATATagatgatatttacaccttaatattatcatgttttattgttgttttataggcAAATTGATAACAAAATATTCTAAATGGTGTTTTTTTACTTCGCAGGGAATATTCTAAGTAAGGAAGCACTACGGAGTGTTTTGGAGgcaataatgtgaagaaaacaCCCAAATCAAGAAGTACCCGAgcacaaagaagcaaaaatggacgGAGGGAAATCCACCGCGACCGTGGTGGAACCGCGGCTGATCAAGTGTTCGATACAGAATGTTCAGCGTTCACCGCGGTCGAGCCGCAGTCttaccgcgaccgcggtgaactGTTCACGTGCCAGAAAGTTTGGGGACCGATTGTACCAATTCGAACCAGCATTCGCGATCATGTTCACGTGCCAGGATTTCGAGATTGTACCAAACAACTAAACAATTCGAACCAGATATGGGGGATCACGAAGTAGACCTAGTTGTACCAATAGCGCCAGTGGCACATCTTGTGTCAGAGGCTGCTCtctatgattgggcacaacccacagctgAAAATCTGGCCACAGTGATTTTAGTCGCGCAGATACAAGCTGAATCATTCCAAATTACGAACAATAGGttgcacttgttgcaaaacaagggactattttaGGGACACAAGTCGAAGATCCTCAACAACACTTAAAGAATTTCCTGTCAATCTGCAAAACCCAAAGGCAGCCCAACGTAACTTCGGAAGCAATCAagctgttattgtttccattctcaatgacaggagctgcccagacctggctaaactcactccccattaattccataacaacttgggaggagttagtcaagcaatttgtgaACAAGTTCCACCCACCCAACAAGATttctcaacaaattgatgaaattttgagtttcaaacagagaccaatggagacactgcatgaaaCATGGGAACTATTCAAAGGGATGCCGGTTATATGTCCgcaccatggtattccagatctGATGTTGGGACAATAGTTTTACATAGGATTGTCAGATAACGTgaagaacattgttgatgcttcagctggtggagtatttttgagcaaaacatggagagaagaCCAGAGTCTGATTGACAAGACGGAACAAAATTCAGGATGGACAACCaagaatgcacctatcactccaatGGTTCACTCACtgcccttagatccatccaaATCTATGGCTAAAAATATGGCCACCTTATTGACACAgatgagtatcctcaccaaaaaggtggaagagtcagggcagaaACAACAAGTACACAtcgtagatactaccaatgggggcttgtgcACATCTTGTATTAGTTAGCCAATTGGTAACCAGTGGAATGCAGAACATGATCATTATCACTACCCTGAAGACATGAactatgtgtctaattatggaggccagagacagggtggtcagaattggggccagCAAAATCAACAGTACAGGCCAGTCCAGCCACAATTCAACAATGGGAACATGGGAGATATGAGACCTCCTAACAATATGGCACCTTACCTAAGGCCACgggtatataacacccaaaatcaatagtaggggtatcaCCCTCCTCAGCAGCAACATGGTGGATGACAGGAAGATGGTTTTGCTAGACTtgaggcaatgatgcagcaggttattgggtctaATTCAAAAATTAGTGAAAGAGTAGATGCATATGATTCAGCTatcaagaatattgaagtgcagatGGGCCAAATTTTGATGTCTCTAAACAATCGCCCCCATGGAACATTACCTGCACACActcaaataaacccaaaagatcaaggcccgaaGCAGTTGATAATAGTGAGTCTACGGAATAGCAGAGATTTAGACGTGGATCAAGAGAGGGCTCGAGAAAGAAGACAGGCTGAGACACTTATACCAGTGCCTACTAAGCTAGATGAGTCAACGAAAATGACAAAGGTGACAGTCCAGCTTGCCCAGGAAGAACATAACATTCAGAGTGAGACTGAGACAGCCCAGGAACAAGTAGTTGAGGTGGCAGCTGAAAAAGAGCAATCCCAaatcattgggaagaagagacctccaGCACCATTCCCTAAGAGCCTGGCCAAGTACCAAAAAGAGGAGCAAtataagaaattcttggagatgctgaaacaaatccaAGTAAATATCCCATTGATAAATGCTTTGAAAGAGATGCATAGGTATGCAAAattgatgaaggacttgatgtcccgaaaattcgatttccaagacttggccacaaTGACTCTTACTCAGACCTGCAGTGCGGTGGTGACTAGACCAAATGCTGAAAAGCTGTCTGATCCGgggagtttcacaattccctGCACCATTGGTAATTTTACTTTTGCTAAGGCACTTTGTGATCTAGGGGCTAGCATAAATATTATGCCCCTGGCGATTTATAAGAGGCTggggattggaagagctagacctaCTTCTATCTTAttgcagctggctgacaggaATATAAAAAGACCCTCTGGTAACCTGGATGATGTGTTgattcaggtagggaaatttgtgttccctgtagattttgtgatcttagactgcaaggtggatgaagaaattcccataattttggaaaggccattcttagccactgggagagctctcattgattgtgagACTGGGGAGCTCAATATGAGATTGaacaatgaagagataacattcaatgtgcaaaaatctatgaggcgaccaagtaaattcgccaattgctctcttattgatgtcgTGGATGTAATTGTAGAAATTTATGATGAGATGCTGACTATTGAGGACCCTCTTACTGTATGtttgatgaatttagatgaggtGAATGGAGAAGAACTGGCAGAATGGGTGTTGGCATTAGAGGGCAGAGGGTTTTGGGATAGAACTCTTGAATTTGAGCCCTTGCACTTAGAAaatagagaaactcctccagccaagccatccatcgaagaaccaccaaagctggaatTGAAACCACTGCCCGCCCATCTCAGATATGAGTTCCTTGGACCTGACTCCACGTTacttgttattatctcatctagtttgttagatgtgcaggcacaacaactcttGCAGGTACTTAAGGAGTGTAAGACTGcaattgggtggaccatggcagacattaaGGGGATCAGCCCCGCCTACTGTATACATAAAATTCTTCTAgaagagggacacaaaccttcCAAGGAACACCAAATAAGGCTGAACCCAAACATGAAGGAAgcggtgaagaaagaagtgataaagtggttagatgcgggaatcattttcccaatctctaacagcagctgggttagcccggtgcaatgtgtgcctaagaagggtggcatgacggtgATTAAAAACGATAACAATGAACTGATCTCAACACAAACCGTCACgggctggagaatttgcatggactaTAGAAAGTTAAATctggccacccggaaagaccactttccacTTTCCTTCATTGATCAGATATTAGACAGATTGGTAGGGAGGTCATACTTCTGTTTTCTGGATGAGTACTCAGGGTAAAATAAAATCTCCATTGCACTAGAGGACAAAGAGAAGACCTCCTTCACTTGCCCATATGACATTTATGCCtttcggaggatgccctttggcctatgtaattcacccgccacattccaaaggtgaatgatggccatattcactgatatggtagaggacataatggaggtattcatagatgatttctcagtggtggggaactcATTTGATGAGTGTCTTATAAATCTAACTCGTGTGCTGAGACGGTGTATTGAGACTAACatggttcttaattgggagaagtgtcatttcatggtacaagagggcATAGTATCGGGGCACCGGGTGTCAAGTAAAGGAATTGAGGTGGATCGCGCTAAAGTTGACGTGATAACAAAGTTGCCACCTCCAACTTCAGTCAAGGCAATCAGGAGCTTCCTCGGCCATGCCAgtttctaccggagattcataagagacttctcaaaaattgccaaccctctctgtaagttgtgtcacacctcctttttctgtccccgcaaggggtgaaagagtttttccaattttccaattaaagaacaatcgaaacgagatttgtttatttatttcagagtcgccacttgggagatttagggtgtcccaagtcaccaatttaatcccgaatcgaggaaaagaatgactctgtattacagtccgcgaaccagaaatccggataaggaattctgttaacccgggagaaggtgttaggcattcccgagttccgtggttctagcacggtcgctcaactgtcatattcggcttgtttatctgattttatacaattatgagctcatgtgcaaattttaactctttaccgcttttattatatttttaaaggaatgtgaacatcgtttaaaacatgtcctTGGATTGCgtcatatgaaatgcacccgcaatccggaacatatttttattcaatgttttgggatttggatttgggtcgcatgaaatgcacacccgagtttaagaaggtaagattattaaaatgcgcacctaaagcgattagcatattattatttctgggtaaggccgtggaattttgctaaacggccgatcccgagttctaagtaattaacacatacattttgtgagggccccgcaatctgtgcgttttatttggcgaggctcgtctcatttttatttaaaaggataaacctacagtgact
Above is a window of Nicotiana tabacum cultivar K326 chromosome 8, ASM71507v2, whole genome shotgun sequence DNA encoding:
- the LOC107805496 gene encoding receptor-like protein EIX2 produces the protein MPRCQLDFIGLQSCQLGTQFPQWLQTQREFSFIDISRANISDVVPDWFWNRSAKVYHIDLSHNYFRGEVPEFTESVSLTKLDLSGNNLHGPLPHFSPKMMTLDLAENSFNGTLAPVCESLVMNNSLGYLDLSSNFLSGQLSDCWRYGKNLEALILANNSLSGEIPHSIGYLANLIYLQLQGNIFSKNLPSSLENIAGLEILDVSENRLSGNIPFWIGESLKRLMILKLSRNKLDGNIPWQICQFRYLYDLDLSSNALSGTIPRCFKNLHTLSGVEEAPSFTYGPYADYRIHGTLVVKGRFYVYDFSLPLRVIDLAENHLSGEVPSEITSLIALRGLNLSRNSFTGTIPRDIANMRYLEFLDLSWNKLSCSIPPSIVEIPSLAFANFSFNGLTGKIPSGCQFATFENSSYVGNPDLCGLPVSEFCSDHLDDDITHCDKQEVHATQHGENNWLEEFSFYISMGIGFNTSFWVFWATLMLKRSWRYAYMRFLDNMGNKIYVFAAIRLKMNKQQRGTRVSNHQKNKVCPHRASGKK